The Cydia fagiglandana chromosome 4, ilCydFagi1.1, whole genome shotgun sequence genome has a window encoding:
- the LOC134663500 gene encoding maestro heat-like repeat-containing protein family member 1 isoform X2, with translation MLPLLPLLRQNANKQAFAYAFGHFAVAVSEQIGDNVENDNITSIKDNFVTEFSLIFDVLYNQWLTSNEPRVAESVLEALGPITRLISERQFNDTVNKFMLSLLSLYRRPQLNLYYVSQCISYLLTPSALNPKLTLQDSVITSINHVLFNLVLLEPDYDQPHTVKNHFEVLRCFDHMATQFSDHTVEGLLHQCKNNQEKDRMKAVIVLTHLITSSQIFIERFAAKFIVLLKIMIANEQGLKMKKLLVKAIVGLVYRNCITVAEDFAMVEFIIKHCGFEPVGNIPKHEITDLHDTCKSSLVLMCNTVTSVRTPLRNLLLNALTVEEFTPSMSTVSHCLTSLLQNNSEVIVEDQNEKAVELKCSPDLVFIRCITHIAVPEEIERNRNLLLFLEEYSGDVHKNLKNSWTVEIQRLLKFVEKNESQDQWHGMLLDLLVSAVEQVNNNKWVETIATLLSQQINAKKQGNMIKGVSLQYLAILSCHMSNAAVVEKVLKLILHQLRSIPMEISDYVSEAIGIASRQHGEFVLNELDAAYKDNEARRSSKLLNFLSSRASRSDVELGIVKYTIIICYGKVAHNCLDVHVLARLGENVTAILYEILKSNPQFDLCKASITTLYEISKALYPASHHNITLRNRWQLLNAVLEQIYNSNLEKRNVELYPMIVKASKALTKLQKGILPEERNTILRVLFSSVFGELSSYKRKYEMEGNGDRNDLLAKTLNDSLSLLHRLIQELIIQSTCLSTIDDLIGLLIEWLRHENDEIRTASILILQVMFDTYIKNVKLNYETPSKFGQMGYLLGLIVPGIADTNFPVRLTTIDCIKLIIQIQDLYEGHTIEPNDECMADLVEMQKNVLTNDLGMINDYCMVLCDVISPKIPHHHTMQFVESLLEGYDDQELRSEGVSAVLDALFVKRGQDLFQCIERIVEVVLGTMDRVGEASREKLMAPLLSLAGHHTNAVTAMLLAQRLPFKESVVSCWRHLARDEGLANAIVDNFLRLMGSIELYEDPYHITENHIAALQPLTLISALGEMLQEETMHPICESKFTDLFAVLYTTLACYIEAEPPAYAPAQNKSQERFGFIPNRDSIRLSPAKITINTFNAFLDRSGCSKVKEACSLCLSVEHGDPSTTILELAPILSSSIARCKPALLPKLVSRVAVHARSALPPQRAAAHAAAHAALTYRCNDNPVLIETVLAILNIGWKDEHPRVRATCLRGAAGVAQLRPEHRAQALPGALSALSQGIDAPVTQKSTDNVPLAAIQGLSRLLLDLDKLDKEHDRELLSISQKIRPFMNTESGQLRESSIRLFGIIAGLVKGELVEQAVSSLPCFLLHLCDNNPAVVRASKFTLKQVFKIFNVKKSNDLIQTHLLDEGRLYLDEFLSALLRQLADEMPSSVAKCIQSSVNYLHCAREEIKPHPPLLIGLLYAELHRISEKHPDDVDLDPDVTATAKTRLLTLIKDANPVVRQNSALALANICLVEASD, from the exons ATGCTGCCTCTGCTGCCGCTGCTGCGTCAGAACGCCAACAAGCAGGCCTTTGCTTACG CATTCGGCCACTTCGCGGTCGCCGTGTCAGAGCAGATTGGCGACAACGTCGAAAACGACAACATAACGTCCATCAAAGACAACTTTGTCACCGAATTCTCTCTCATATTCGACGTGTTATACAACCAATGGCTAACCTCCAACGAGCCTAGAGTCGCCGAGTCCGTACTGGAGGCCTTAGGCCCCATCACTAGACTCATATCTGAAAGACAGTTCAACGATACTGTCAATAAGTTCATGCTTTCATTGCTCAGTCTTTACAGAAGACCGCAACTGAATCTATATTACGTCAGTCAATGTATATCGTATTTACTCACTCCATCGGCTCTCAACCCAAAATTAACTTTGCAGGACAGCGTAATCACCTCCATAAACCATGTCCTCTTCAATCTAGTTCTCTTAGAACCGGATTACGATCAGCCGCATACAGTGAAGAATCATTTCGAAGTGCTTCGCTGCTTCGATCATATGGCCACGCAGTTTTCCGACCATACTGTCGAAGGCCTCTTACACCAGTGTAAAAATAATCAGGAAAAGGACAGAATGAAAGCTGTCATCGTTCTCACTCATCTGATCACGTCTTCACAAATATTCATCGAAAGATTCGCTGCGAAATTTATAGTTTTACTCAAAATTATGATAGCCAACGAGCAAGGGCTTAAAATGAAGAAACTCCTCGTTAAAGCGATCGTGGGATTGGTTTATAGAAACTGTATAACGGTTGCGGAAGATTTCGCGATGGTCGAGTTCATAATAAAACACTGTGGCTTCGAACCAGTAGGGAATATCCCGAAGCATGAGATCACAGATTTGCACGATACGTGTAAGAGTTCGCTAGTGCTGATGTGCAATACTGTGACCAGCGTAAGAACTCCTCTACGTAATTTATTGCTTAATGCTTTGACAGTCGAAGAGTTTACTCCTTCCATGTCAACCGTCAGCCATTGCTTGACGTCTTTACTTCAGAACAATTCTGAAGTCATTGTTGAAGATCAAAACGAGAAAGCTGTTGAGCTAAAATGCTCTCCAGACCTTGTTTTCATTAGATGCATTACTCATATAGCTGTCCCTGAGGAAATCGAAAGGAATAGAAACTTATTGTTGTTTTTAGAGGAATATTCAGGGGATGTTCATAAGAATTTAAAGAACTCCTGGACTGTTGAGATTCAGAGGCTTTTAAAATTTGTAGAGAAGAACGAATCTCAAGATCAATGGCATGGGATGTTGCTTGATCTCCTAGTATCAGCAGTGGAGCAGGTGAACAATAATAAGTGGGTAGAAACGATCGCCACTTTACTATCCCAACAGATCAACGCAAAGAAGCAGGGAAATATGATTAAAGGAGTATCTCTTCAGTATTTAGCTATTCTTTCCTGCCACATGTCTAATGCTGCTGTTGTGGAAAAAGTGCTTAAACTGATTCTACATCAGTTGAGATCAATACCTATGGAGATTTCTGATTATGTCAGTGAAGCTATAGGTATAGCTTCAAGACAGCATGGAGAATTCGTGCTGAATGAGCTAGATGCAGCTTACAAGGACAATGAAGCTCGAAGAAGCAGCAAATTGCTTAATTTCTTATCATCAAGAGCTTCTAGAAGCGACGTTGAGCTCGGTATCGTTAAATACACCATCATTATTTGCTACGGAAAGGTAGCTCACAATTGCTTGGATGTCCACGTTTTAGCGAGACTCGGGGAGAATGTTACGGCGATTCTGTATGAGATTCTAAAGTCTAATCCGCAGTTTGACTTATGTAAAGCGAGTATAACGACACTATACGAAATAAGCAAAGCATTATATCCAGCGTCACATCATAATATCACTTTGAGGAACAGATGGCAGTTACTTAACGCTGTTTTAGAGCAGATCTACAACTCAAACCTGGAGAAACGTAATGTGGAACTGTACCCAATGATTGTAAAAGCTTCTAAAGCGCTAACTAAACTACAAAAAGGTATACTACCTGAGGAAAGAAACACAATTCTCCGCGTTTTATTCAGCAGCGTCTTTGGAGAACTTTCCTCTTATAAAAGGAAATATGAAATGGAAGGGAACGGAGATAGAAACGATCTTTTAGCTAAGACTTTAAATGACAGCTTGTCATTATTACATAGACTGATTCAAGAACTGATCATACAATCAACATGTCTTAGCACGATCGATGATTTAATAGGATTGCTGATCGAATGGCTTCGACACGAAAATGATGAAATTCGAACTGCATCTATACTGATCTTACAAGTCATGTTCGATACTTACatcaaaaatgttaaactcaACTATGAAACTCCAAGCAAGTTTGGTCAGATGGGTTATCTACTTGGACTAATCGTCCCAGGAATCGCTGACACCAACTTCCCAGTCAGACTAACCACAATAGACTGCATCAAACTGATCATACAAATCCAAGACTTATACGAAGGCCACACAATAGAACCCAACGATGAATGCATggccgatttagttgaaatgcAAAAGAATGTCCTCACGAATGATTTAGGAATGATAAATGATTACTGCATGGTTTTGTGTGACGTTATATCTCCTAAAATCCCTCATCATCACACGATGCAGTTTGTTGAAAGTTTGCTAGAAGGTTATGATGACCAGGAGTTGAGAAGCGAGGGGGTTAGTGCGGTTTTAGACGCGCTATTTGTTAAGCGAGGTCAGGATTTGTTTCAATGTATAGAGAGGATAGTGGAAGTGGTGTTGGGGACTATGGATCGTGTGGGGGAGGCGTCGCGAGAGAAGTTGATGGCGCCTCTGCTGTCATTAGCGGGGCATCACACTAATGCGGTTACTGCTATGCTGTTGGCGCAGCGGCTGCCTTTTAAAGA aTCGGTAGTCAGttgctggcgccatctagcgagagacGAAGGCCTAGCGAATGCTATTGTTGACAACTTCCTACGTCTCATGGGATCTATAGAGCTGTACGAGGATCCGTATCATATAACGGAGAACCATATCGCGGCGTTACAGCCTTTGACT CTAATAAGCGCTCTCGGAGAGATGCTTCAAGAGGAGACCATGCACCCGATATGCGAGTCCAAATTCACGGACCTTTTCGCTGTGCTCTACACAACATTAGCCTGTTATATAGAGGCCGAGCCTCCGGCCTACGCGCCGGCTCAGAACAAGTCTCAAGAGCGCTTTGGGTTCATCCCGAATAGAGATTCTATAAGACTGTCGCCTGCGAAGATCACTATTAACACGTTTAATGCGTTTTTGGATAGATCGGGGTGTTCTAAG GTGAAAGAAGCCTGTTCTCTCTGTCTAAGCGTCGAGCACGGCGACCCCAGCACGACCATTCTCGAACTAGCGCCTATACTAAGTTCCTCCATCGCTCGCTGCAAACCGGCTTTGTTACCTAAACTAGTATCGCGAGTGGCTGTTCATGCTAGGAGCGCTCTACCTCCACAGAGAGCTGCGGCGCACGCTGCCGCTCATGCTGCATTGACTTACAG GTGTAACGACAACCCAGTCCTCATCGAGACTGTGCTCGCCATCTTGAATATCGGCTGGAAGGACGAGCATCCACGAGTCCGTGCGACATGtctgcgcggcgcggcgggcgtgGCGCAGCTACGGCCCGAGCACCGCGCGCAGGCGCTGCCTGGGGCGCTGTCTGCGCTGAGTCAGGGCATCGATGCGCCAGTTACACA AAAATCAACAGATAACGTGCCTCTAGCTGCCATCCAAGGCCTAAGCCGCCTACTCCTTGACCTGGACAAACTAGACAAAGAACATGATCGAGAACTGCTCTCAATCTCCCAGAAAATACGACCATTCATGAACACGGAGTCAGGGCAGCTGCGAGAGAGCTCTATAAGACTGTTCGGTATTATAGCAGGGCTGGTCAAGGGCGAGCTGGTCGAGCAGGCCGTGAGCTCGCTGCCTTGTTTCCTGCTGCATTTGTGTGATAACAACCCCGCTGTTGTGAGG GCAAGCAAATTCACCCTCAAGCAGGTATTCAAGATCTTCAACGTAAAGAAATCCAACGATCTCATCCAAACGCACCTACTAGACGAAGGGCGATTGTACCTCGACGAGTTTCTCTCGGCGTTGCTACGTCAGTTGGCGGACGAGATGCCAAGCAGTGTGGCCAAGTGTATCCAGAGTAGTGTCAACTATTTACATTGTGCCAGGGAGGAAATTAAGCCTCATCCACCTTTGTTGATAG GCCTCCTCTACGCAGAGCTCCACCGCATATCGGAGAAGCACCCTGACGACGTAGACCTCGACCCGGACGTGACGGCCACCGCCAAGACCCGCCTGCTGACCCTCATCAAGGACGCCAACCCAGTAGTCCGGCAGAACTCGGCCCTGGCCCTGGCTAATATATGCCTGGTCGAGGCGAGCGATTGA
- the LOC134663500 gene encoding maestro heat-like repeat-containing protein family member 1 isoform X1 produces MSLTKTEALKETVTVLINAIGDKENSVNNVVIKSLTKIANNYPNEVIDIFCDYYKNATFVTSTHLGNVVKVLEQTCVNQVKRLDKAIAEELTSNMLRIMTENSEQDPAVQMGASAVLVAIGHEHLDLVLRSLINQLPASSVPHYTIAHTLGTLAAVNTRATVPHVKEVLSRMLPLLPLLRQNANKQAFAYAFGHFAVAVSEQIGDNVENDNITSIKDNFVTEFSLIFDVLYNQWLTSNEPRVAESVLEALGPITRLISERQFNDTVNKFMLSLLSLYRRPQLNLYYVSQCISYLLTPSALNPKLTLQDSVITSINHVLFNLVLLEPDYDQPHTVKNHFEVLRCFDHMATQFSDHTVEGLLHQCKNNQEKDRMKAVIVLTHLITSSQIFIERFAAKFIVLLKIMIANEQGLKMKKLLVKAIVGLVYRNCITVAEDFAMVEFIIKHCGFEPVGNIPKHEITDLHDTCKSSLVLMCNTVTSVRTPLRNLLLNALTVEEFTPSMSTVSHCLTSLLQNNSEVIVEDQNEKAVELKCSPDLVFIRCITHIAVPEEIERNRNLLLFLEEYSGDVHKNLKNSWTVEIQRLLKFVEKNESQDQWHGMLLDLLVSAVEQVNNNKWVETIATLLSQQINAKKQGNMIKGVSLQYLAILSCHMSNAAVVEKVLKLILHQLRSIPMEISDYVSEAIGIASRQHGEFVLNELDAAYKDNEARRSSKLLNFLSSRASRSDVELGIVKYTIIICYGKVAHNCLDVHVLARLGENVTAILYEILKSNPQFDLCKASITTLYEISKALYPASHHNITLRNRWQLLNAVLEQIYNSNLEKRNVELYPMIVKASKALTKLQKGILPEERNTILRVLFSSVFGELSSYKRKYEMEGNGDRNDLLAKTLNDSLSLLHRLIQELIIQSTCLSTIDDLIGLLIEWLRHENDEIRTASILILQVMFDTYIKNVKLNYETPSKFGQMGYLLGLIVPGIADTNFPVRLTTIDCIKLIIQIQDLYEGHTIEPNDECMADLVEMQKNVLTNDLGMINDYCMVLCDVISPKIPHHHTMQFVESLLEGYDDQELRSEGVSAVLDALFVKRGQDLFQCIERIVEVVLGTMDRVGEASREKLMAPLLSLAGHHTNAVTAMLLAQRLPFKESVVSCWRHLARDEGLANAIVDNFLRLMGSIELYEDPYHITENHIAALQPLTLISALGEMLQEETMHPICESKFTDLFAVLYTTLACYIEAEPPAYAPAQNKSQERFGFIPNRDSIRLSPAKITINTFNAFLDRSGCSKVKEACSLCLSVEHGDPSTTILELAPILSSSIARCKPALLPKLVSRVAVHARSALPPQRAAAHAAAHAALTYRCNDNPVLIETVLAILNIGWKDEHPRVRATCLRGAAGVAQLRPEHRAQALPGALSALSQGIDAPVTQKSTDNVPLAAIQGLSRLLLDLDKLDKEHDRELLSISQKIRPFMNTESGQLRESSIRLFGIIAGLVKGELVEQAVSSLPCFLLHLCDNNPAVVRASKFTLKQVFKIFNVKKSNDLIQTHLLDEGRLYLDEFLSALLRQLADEMPSSVAKCIQSSVNYLHCAREEIKPHPPLLIGLLYAELHRISEKHPDDVDLDPDVTATAKTRLLTLIKDANPVVRQNSALALANICLVEASD; encoded by the exons ATGTCGTTAACAAAAACGGAAGCACTAAAAG AAACTGTGACGGTGTTAATAAATGCTATAGGAGATAAGGAGAACTCAGTCAACAATGTTGTCATAAAGTCCCTAACGAAGATAGCGAATAACTACCCGAATGAAGTGATTGATATATTTTGTGATTATTACAAGAATGCGACATTCGTCACTAGTACACATTTGGGAAATGTTGTAAA AGTCCTAGAGCAAACATGCGTGAACCAAGTGAAGCGGCTGGACAAGGCCATAGCAGAAGAGTTGACGAGCAACATGCTCCGTATAATGACAGAAAACTCGGAACAGGATCCTGCTGTGCAGATGGGGGCGTCGGCAGTGCTGGTTGCGATTGGACATGAACATCTGGACTTG GTCCTCCGTTCGCTAATAAACCAGCTGCCAGCATCGTCAGTGCCTCACTACACGATCGCCCACACGCTGGGCACGCTAGCGGCGGTGAACACACGTGCAACGGTGCCGCATGTTAAGGAGGTGCTGTCCAGGATGCTGCCTCTGCTGCCGCTGCTGCGTCAGAACGCCAACAAGCAGGCATTTGCTTACG CATTCGGCCACTTCGCGGTCGCCGTGTCAGAGCAGATTGGCGACAACGTCGAAAACGACAACATAACGTCCATCAAAGACAACTTTGTCACCGAATTCTCTCTCATATTCGACGTGTTATACAACCAATGGCTAACCTCCAACGAGCCTAGAGTCGCCGAGTCCGTACTGGAGGCCTTAGGCCCCATCACTAGACTCATATCTGAAAGACAGTTCAACGATACTGTCAATAAGTTCATGCTTTCATTGCTCAGTCTTTACAGAAGACCGCAACTGAATCTATATTACGTCAGTCAATGTATATCGTATTTACTCACTCCATCGGCTCTCAACCCAAAATTAACTTTGCAGGACAGCGTAATCACCTCCATAAACCATGTCCTCTTCAATCTAGTTCTCTTAGAACCGGATTACGATCAGCCGCATACAGTGAAGAATCATTTCGAAGTGCTTCGCTGCTTCGATCATATGGCCACGCAGTTTTCCGACCATACTGTCGAAGGCCTCTTACACCAGTGTAAAAATAATCAGGAAAAGGACAGAATGAAAGCTGTCATCGTTCTCACTCATCTGATCACGTCTTCACAAATATTCATCGAAAGATTCGCTGCGAAATTTATAGTTTTACTCAAAATTATGATAGCCAACGAGCAAGGGCTTAAAATGAAGAAACTCCTCGTTAAAGCGATCGTGGGATTGGTTTATAGAAACTGTATAACGGTTGCGGAAGATTTCGCGATGGTCGAGTTCATAATAAAACACTGTGGCTTCGAACCAGTAGGGAATATCCCGAAGCATGAGATCACAGATTTGCACGATACGTGTAAGAGTTCGCTAGTGCTGATGTGCAATACTGTGACCAGCGTAAGAACTCCTCTACGTAATTTATTGCTTAATGCTTTGACAGTCGAAGAGTTTACTCCTTCCATGTCAACCGTCAGCCATTGCTTGACGTCTTTACTTCAGAACAATTCTGAAGTCATTGTTGAAGATCAAAACGAGAAAGCTGTTGAGCTAAAATGCTCTCCAGACCTTGTTTTCATTAGATGCATTACTCATATAGCTGTCCCTGAGGAAATCGAAAGGAATAGAAACTTATTGTTGTTTTTAGAGGAATATTCAGGGGATGTTCATAAGAATTTAAAGAACTCCTGGACTGTTGAGATTCAGAGGCTTTTAAAATTTGTAGAGAAGAACGAATCTCAAGATCAATGGCATGGGATGTTGCTTGATCTCCTAGTATCAGCAGTGGAGCAGGTGAACAATAATAAGTGGGTAGAAACGATCGCCACTTTACTATCCCAACAGATCAACGCAAAGAAGCAGGGAAATATGATTAAAGGAGTATCTCTTCAGTATTTAGCTATTCTTTCCTGCCACATGTCTAATGCTGCTGTTGTGGAAAAAGTGCTTAAACTGATTCTACATCAGTTGAGATCAATACCTATGGAGATTTCTGATTATGTCAGTGAAGCTATAGGTATAGCTTCAAGACAGCATGGAGAATTCGTGCTGAATGAGCTAGATGCAGCTTACAAGGACAATGAAGCTCGAAGAAGCAGCAAATTGCTTAATTTCTTATCATCAAGAGCTTCTAGAAGCGACGTTGAGCTCGGTATCGTTAAATACACCATCATTATTTGCTACGGAAAGGTAGCTCACAATTGCTTGGATGTCCACGTTTTAGCGAGACTCGGGGAGAATGTTACGGCGATTCTGTATGAGATTCTAAAGTCTAATCCGCAGTTTGACTTATGTAAAGCGAGTATAACGACACTATACGAAATAAGCAAAGCATTATATCCAGCGTCACATCATAATATCACTTTGAGGAACAGATGGCAGTTACTTAACGCTGTTTTAGAGCAGATCTACAACTCAAACCTGGAGAAACGTAATGTGGAACTGTACCCAATGATTGTAAAAGCTTCTAAAGCGCTAACTAAACTACAAAAAGGTATACTACCTGAGGAAAGAAACACAATTCTCCGCGTTTTATTCAGCAGCGTCTTTGGAGAACTTTCCTCTTATAAAAGGAAATATGAAATGGAAGGGAACGGAGATAGAAACGATCTTTTAGCTAAGACTTTAAATGACAGCTTGTCATTATTACATAGACTGATTCAAGAACTGATCATACAATCAACATGTCTTAGCACGATCGATGATTTAATAGGATTGCTGATCGAATGGCTTCGACACGAAAATGATGAAATTCGAACTGCATCTATACTGATCTTACAAGTCATGTTCGATACTTACatcaaaaatgttaaactcaACTATGAAACTCCAAGCAAGTTTGGTCAGATGGGTTATCTACTTGGACTAATCGTCCCAGGAATCGCTGACACCAACTTCCCAGTCAGACTAACCACAATAGACTGCATCAAACTGATCATACAAATCCAAGACTTATACGAAGGCCACACAATAGAACCCAACGATGAATGCATggccgatttagttgaaatgcAAAAGAATGTCCTCACGAATGATTTAGGAATGATAAATGATTACTGCATGGTTTTGTGTGACGTTATATCTCCTAAAATCCCTCATCATCACACGATGCAGTTTGTTGAAAGTTTGCTAGAAGGTTATGATGACCAGGAGTTGAGAAGCGAGGGGGTTAGTGCGGTTTTAGACGCGCTATTTGTTAAGCGAGGTCAGGATTTGTTTCAATGTATAGAGAGGATAGTGGAAGTGGTGTTGGGGACTATGGATCGTGTGGGGGAGGCGTCGCGAGAGAAGTTGATGGCGCCTCTGCTGTCATTAGCGGGGCATCACACTAATGCGGTTACTGCTATGCTGTTGGCGCAGCGGCTGCCTTTTAAAGA aTCGGTAGTCAGttgctggcgccatctagcgagagacGAAGGCCTAGCGAATGCTATTGTTGACAACTTCCTACGTCTCATGGGATCTATAGAGCTGTACGAGGATCCGTATCATATAACGGAGAACCATATCGCGGCGTTACAGCCTTTGACT CTAATAAGCGCTCTCGGAGAGATGCTTCAAGAGGAGACCATGCACCCGATATGCGAGTCCAAATTCACGGACCTTTTCGCTGTGCTCTACACAACATTAGCCTGTTATATAGAGGCCGAGCCTCCGGCCTACGCGCCGGCTCAGAACAAGTCTCAAGAGCGCTTTGGGTTCATCCCGAATAGAGATTCTATAAGACTGTCGCCTGCGAAGATCACTATTAACACGTTTAATGCGTTTTTGGATAGATCGGGGTGTTCTAAG GTGAAAGAAGCCTGTTCTCTCTGTCTAAGCGTCGAGCACGGCGACCCCAGCACGACCATTCTCGAACTAGCGCCTATACTAAGTTCCTCCATCGCTCGCTGCAAACCGGCTTTGTTACCTAAACTAGTATCGCGAGTGGCTGTTCATGCTAGGAGCGCTCTACCTCCACAGAGAGCTGCGGCGCACGCTGCCGCTCATGCTGCATTGACTTACAG GTGTAACGACAACCCAGTCCTCATCGAGACTGTGCTCGCCATCTTGAATATCGGCTGGAAGGACGAGCATCCACGAGTCCGTGCGACATGtctgcgcggcgcggcgggcgtgGCGCAGCTACGGCCCGAGCACCGCGCGCAGGCGCTGCCTGGGGCGCTGTCTGCGCTGAGTCAGGGCATCGATGCGCCAGTTACACA AAAATCAACAGATAACGTGCCTCTAGCTGCCATCCAAGGCCTAAGCCGCCTACTCCTTGACCTGGACAAACTAGACAAAGAACATGATCGAGAACTGCTCTCAATCTCCCAGAAAATACGACCATTCATGAACACGGAGTCAGGGCAGCTGCGAGAGAGCTCTATAAGACTGTTCGGTATTATAGCAGGGCTGGTCAAGGGCGAGCTGGTCGAGCAGGCCGTGAGCTCGCTGCCTTGTTTCCTGCTGCATTTGTGTGATAACAACCCCGCTGTTGTGAGG GCAAGCAAATTCACCCTCAAGCAGGTATTCAAGATCTTCAACGTAAAGAAATCCAACGATCTCATCCAAACGCACCTACTAGACGAAGGGCGATTGTACCTCGACGAGTTTCTCTCGGCGTTGCTACGTCAGTTGGCGGACGAGATGCCAAGCAGTGTGGCCAAGTGTATCCAGAGTAGTGTCAACTATTTACATTGTGCCAGGGAGGAAATTAAGCCTCATCCACCTTTGTTGATAG GCCTCCTCTACGCAGAGCTCCACCGCATATCGGAGAAGCACCCTGACGACGTAGACCTCGACCCGGACGTGACGGCCACCGCCAAGACCCGCCTGCTGACCCTCATCAAGGACGCCAACCCAGTAGTCCGGCAGAACTCGGCCCTGGCCCTGGCTAATATATGCCTGGTCGAGGCGAGCGATTGA